One region of Pleuronectes platessa chromosome 18, fPlePla1.1, whole genome shotgun sequence genomic DNA includes:
- the ptdss1b gene encoding LOW QUALITY PROTEIN: phosphatidylserine synthase 1 (The sequence of the model RefSeq protein was modified relative to this genomic sequence to represent the inferred CDS: deleted 1 base in 1 codon) — protein sequence MAAAPSRAPREEDNNYKLHFRAINDQQVDEICIDLFYKPHTISLLTATVLSLMYFAFTRNDENSDNNLRVGLIVAVSFFSVVSVLAFPNGPFIRPHPAIWRIVFGLSVLYFLFLVFIIFLNWNQVKSLMYWLDPNLRYAKREADIMEYAVNCTVITWERVLSHFDIFAFGHFAGWALKALLIRSYGLCWTISITWELTELFFMHLLPNFAECWWDQVILDILLCNGGGIWLGMTACRFLEMRTYRWASIKEIHTTTGKIKRAVLQFTPASWTYVRWLDPKSSFQRLAGIYLFMIIWQLTELNTFFLKHIFVFQVSHPLSWCRILLLAAITAPTVRQYYAYLTDTRCKRVGTQCWVFGVISSVEALTCVKFGYDLFSKTEISYVLLWLLCLALITLLCLYVMVWFEQNKLKSLSVQCEDCDNRGVVDVCDIILDNVVGQKETSRGPAPTKTKKVSGRNRLVNGHGGKKHRFSLKEMSDGCSGKKQCENHHAPKSSK from the exons ATGGCCGCCGCTCCTTCCCGAGCCCCGCGGGAGGAAGACAACAACTACAAACTACATTTCCGGGCGATAAACGATCAACAAGTGGACGAAATCTGCATTGATTTATTCTACAAGCCGCACACCATCAGCCTGCTGACGGCCACTGTGCTCAGCCTCATGTACTTTGCGTTCACCAG GAATGACGAGAACTCGGACAACAATCTGCGAGTTGGTCTTATTGTGgctgtt tccttcttctcGGTCGTCAGTGTCCTGGCTTTTCCGAACG GACCTTTTATCAGGCCTCATCCGGCGATATGGAGAATTGTGTTTG GTCTCAGTGTTCTGTACTTCCTGTTCCTGGttttcatcatcttcctcaacTGGAACCAAGTGAAGTCTCTGATGTACTGGCTGGACCCAAATCTGCGCTACGCCAAACGGGAAGCCGACATTATG GAATATGCTGTAAACTGCACAGTGATAACATGGGAGCGCGTCCTGAGCCACTTCGACATCTTTGCGTTCGGCCACTTTGCCGGCTGGGCCTTGAAGGCTCTGCTCATCCGCAGCTACGGCCTCTGTTGGACCATCAGCATCACCTGGGAACTAACAGAG CTGTTTTTCATGCATCTTCTGCCAAACTTTGCTGAGTGCTGGTGGGATCAGGTGATACTGGACATACTGTTGTGTAACGGAGGAGGCATCTGGCTGGGTATGACCGCCTGCCGCTTTCTGGAGATGAGGACCTACCGCTGGGCCAGTATCAA GGAAATCCACACCACCACGGGGAAAATAAAGCGAGCCGTGCTCCAGTTCACCCCGGCCAGTTGGACCTACGTGCGCTGGCTTGACCCGAAGTCGTCCTTCCAGAGACTTGCAGGCATCTACCTCTTCATGATCATATGGCAG CTGACCGAGCTGAACACCTTCTTCCTCAAGCACATCTTCGTCTTCCAGGTGTCTCACCCTCTCAGCTGGTGTCGCATCCTCCTCCTTGCAGCCATCACTGCACCCACTGTTCG GCAGTACTATGCGTATCTGACAGACACCCGGTGCAAACGAGTGGGCACCCAGTGCTGGGTGTTTGG AGTCATTTCTTCCGTGGAGGCTCTCACCTGTGTGAAATTTGGATATGACTTATTTTCCAAGACAGAGATTAGTTATGTTCTTCTGTGGCTACTCTGCCTG GCGCTCATCACACTTCTGTGTTTATATGTGATGGTTTGGTTTGAACAGAATAAACTAAAG AGCCTTTCTGTGCAGTGTGAGGACTGTGATAACCGCGGTGTGGTCGACGTCTGTGATATCATCCTAGACAATGTTGTCG GTCAGAAAGAGACATCGAGAGGTCCAGCACCCACAAAAACGAAGAAAGTCTCGGGGAGGAACAGATTAGTGAATGGCCACggaggaaagaaacacagattttcTCTTAAAGAGATGAGTGATGGATgctcaggaaaaaaacaatgtgaaaaccATCATGCACCTAAATCTTCAAAGTAA